ACATTGTCCGGTATCGCTTCCAGTTTCGCCGAAAAGGTCGCCGCGGAGAAAGTGGCGAGGCGGATTTCGGGAGTTCGTGCCATCGCAGACGAGATCGGCGTTGGACGTGTGGCCGGCGACGATCATGACGATACCGGGATCGCTTCGAAAGTGGCATCGATTCTTGAGTGGAACGTTTCCGTGCCAGCAGGTCGCATCCGGATCGAGGTCGAGAAGGGCGTCGTCACACTGACGGGCCGGGTCGACTGGAAATTCCAGAGCGAAGCCGCGCGAAAGGCGGTCAGCGGATTGAGCGGCGTGACAGGGATTGCCAATCTGCTTGAAATTCACAATCCCGTCTGTCCCGGCGACATACGCGACGGCATCGCGGCGGCCTATCAGCGCCTTGCCGCGCTCGACACGGAGGCCGTATCGATCGACACGGATGGCAGCGCGGTCGTCCTGCGCGGCCGGGTAGGCAGCCATTATGAACGCGATGTCGCGGAACGTGCGGCTTGGGCGTCGCCCGGCGTCACCGAGGTGCGCAACGACATTGTTGTGGCAGCTTGATCGGTCGCGTTCTCGACGGCAATCGCCGGGCATCTGCTTGATTTCCGCCGCATGACTTAGAAAAGGGCCGGCCGCCGCCCTCGCTGCTGCCTCTCCAATCCGGCGTCGACGATATCGCCTGACGCGGTTCTGACGGGCTTGCTCGACAGCCCGTCCGAGGACATGACGGCTTATACCGAAGTGGTTCAGGACGGCATGCTGGACCTTCTAAATGGGGGCAAGCTGCGCAGAATTTTTTGCCCGGCACTTCGCGATGACTACCGGCCGGCTCTTACGGACTAAATACTCCGATGCTGCCTGATAAGGCTTTCGCCCTGCATCAGCGCTAGATCGAGACGGGCACGATGCGGCTTGATCGATAACGACATACCGTTCCGGTATGTTTCTAAACGAAGACAATGTTGGCGTGCCGGGGTTTAAGAGCGCATCTGTCGGGTGCCGGCATGGTCCGGCATCACAGGACGCAAACTATGTTTTCGTTGAAGACCGCCTCTCTTTCCTTCGTCGTCACCGTGAACCTGCTGGCTGCGCCGGCTTTCGCCGAAGCGGCCGGCATCCCGAGCTTCCGGTCGATCGAGTTCGGTCCCGACCCCGCCGGGATGGTGGACGACGTGCGCGCCAACCTGGCCGCCCGGCTTCCGGCAGGTAGCTCAATTGCCGATGCACGTGCACTTCTGCGCGGCGCGGGTGCGCATTGCCGGGCGCCGAAGGCGAGCGGCGGAATGCGCTGTCGCTACAGCGACATCCAAATCCAGGACGATATCATGCAGGATGTCAGCTGGACGGTGAACGTCGGGACGGTGGACGACAAGGTCCTCTCCTTCACTGTCACGCGCGACCCGGCCTCCGACTAATCGCACGATCATTCTCCCATGGGCGCCGCGGAACCCCGCTCCCTGATTTCGTGGCCGTTCCCCGTGGCGAGCCGCAGGCCGTTCCCTGACAAGGGAACGGCCTGCTGTGACGGACTTGTCGATGCCTTCTTCTCGCTGAAGACGCTCGCGGCCGCTTTTCTGGCGTATTACATCTCGCTCCGGATTGGACTGGCGCGGCCTTACTGGTCGGTGATCACCTGCTACATCGTCGCCCAGCCGCTGGCCGGCGCGCTGCTTTCAAAGGGCCTGTTCCGCCTGATCGGAACCGTCGTCGGTGCCGGCATGGCGATCGTCCTGGTGCCAAACCTCGTCAACACGCCCGAACTGCTGACCCTGGCGCTCGCGCTCTGGCTCGGTGCCTGCACTTATGTCGCAGCGCTGGACCGGACTCCGCGCTCCTACATCTCGCTGCTGGCCGGCTACAGCGCGGTGATCGTCGGCTTTCCGTCCGTCGACACGCCCGGCGCGATCTTCATCGTCGCCCTGTCTCGCGTGCAGGAGATCGGTATCGGGATCGTCTGCGTCTCCCTGGTGCATGCGCTGCTGTTTCCCCGCCCCGTCTGGAGACAGGTGCGCGAACGCCTGGACCTGATCCTCGCGGATGCCGAAGCCTGGTCGCTCGACGCGCTGGCCATGCCGGTTGAGCCGGATGCAGTACTTCGGCAGGACCGACGTCGGCTGGCGAATGATCTTCACGATCTTCATTTGTTGTCGGTCCATCTCCCCTACGACATGGCCAGCACCGTCATAGAGCCTGCCAGCTTGCGCAGCGTCGAGATGCAGCTCGGCAGGCTTCTGCCGCTCGCCGGCGCGGTCGAGGATCGTATCGAGGCGCTGCGGCAACGGGATGCCTATACCTCGCCGCTTACCGATCTGGTGGAGGACGTGCGCGACTGGATCGTGCGCGAGGCGCCGGGGGACGGGCACCCGCTGATCGAGCGGGCCCGTGCACTGGAACCTGCGCTGAAGGCGCCGGAAGACTGGGTGCAACTGGTGCGTCTCAGCCTGCTGGACAGACTGGCCGATCTGATCGAGACCCATGCCACCGCACGTCGGCTGCGCAACCGGCTTGTCCGTGGCGCTTCTTCGGAGGGTTCGGATGCATCCATCCGCCCCGGCGACACGGGGCGGCGGGTCCTCCATCGCGATCATAGGATGGCCTTGCGCGCCGCATCGGCGACGACGCTGACCGTCCTCGCCGGCTGTGCCTTCTGGATCGTCACCGCTTGGCCCGATGGCGCCACCGCAGTCGTGAGTTCTGCAATCATCTGCGCACTGTTCAGTCATCTGGACGCACCGCTGGGTGTCGCACGGCGCGTCTTTTACGGAACGATCGGAGCGGCCATCGCCGCAGGCTTCTGTGCCTTCGTCCTGATGCCGCGCGCCACCGATTTCGTGACGCTTTGCCTGGTTCTGTCGCCCTTCCTCTTCCTGCTCGGCTGGCTGCTCGCCCGGCCTGACAGGGCACCATACGGGATCGGCGCCGTGCTGGCCTTTCCGGGATTGGCAGGCCTGAACGCGGACTATGGCGGCATGTTCGGCACATTCGCGAACCAGGCGATCGCGCAGGTCCTCGGCTCGCTTGCGGCCTGCCTGATGCTGGGCGCGGTGCGCGCTACCGACGCAAAAGGAACTGCACAAAGGCTGGCACGGGCGGGCTGGCGAGAACTCGTCCGCAAGACGGAGATGCGATCGGAACCCGATACGCCGGCTTGGATCAGCCGTACGCTGGATCGCATGGTACTGCTCAGCCCGCACCTTCCTGATCTGGTCGAAGGCATGTCGGAGGAACGGAACCGGCTGCGCGACCTGCGGATCGGTATGGCGCTTGACGATCTCCAGCGTGCCGGGGCGAACATCGGCGAGCGGCAGGCACGCTACATCGACCTGTTGAAAAGTCGGTTGCGTGACTGCTTCGTGTCCGCGCAATGGATCGGTGTGCTGAAGGCCGATCCTGCTTTGCAGCGTACGCTCAACCAAACGCTTGCAAACGCTAATCTCCTGCCACCGACGCCTGGCAAGCGTAGCCTGCTGCTGGCGCTCGTAGGTCTTTCGCGTAACCTGTCGCCTTCGGATTAATCTTCGTTATACCGATGGGGATCTATGACAATTGATCCGGCAACTGCGATACTTTCTGGCCGTTGCGGTAGAGCGCAGCTTCACGCAGGGGGCCCGGCTCCTGAATATGGCGCAGGCGCCGCTCAGCAAGCGTATCCAAGAACTGGAAGACGAATTGTCCGCTCAGCTGTTCGATCGCGACAGCCGTCCCATTGCGCTGACGCCCGCCGGCAGGCTGCTGCAGGAGGAAGCGCTTCGCGTCGTGCGGGGGCTGGATCAACTCCAGGCGACGATGCGACGTTTCATCGCCGCCGAGCGTCCGCGCTTTGTCATCGGGCTCGTGCCCTCCACCCTCTATGGCCGCCTGCCCGAGATCATCGCGCGGCTTCGCGAGGAGACCAGCGGGATCGACATCGTCCTTGCCGAAATGGACAGCCTCGATCAGGTGGCAGCCTTGAAGGACGGGCGCATCGACGTCGGCTTCGACCGGATCATCGTGGAGGATCCGCTCGTCGTCCACATGGTCCTGCGCGAGGAGCCGCTGGTCGCCGCGCTGCCCCACGGGCACGAATTCCTCCTGCGGGGCGGCAGCGTGGGGCTGGCCGAAATCGCAACCCTGCCGCTGATCGTCTATCCCGGAACACCGCGCCCCAGTTATGCCGACCTGACCTTGTCTTTCTTTCAGAACCGCGACCTGATGCCGACGGGCATCATCGAGGTGAGGGAATTGCAGACGGCGCTGGTGATGGTGGCGTCGGGCGCCGGCGCCTGCCTCATTCCGGAATCGGTCCAGCGCCTCGCGAGATCCGATATCGGTTATGTCACGATCGACGAACCGGTGACGGCTCCCTTCCTCCTCCGCCGCCGAATAGGGGAAATCCCGGATACCCTCCAGAAACTGGTTCGCCTCTACGATTGAGGTGTCGGTACGGGCAGTTCACGCCTTTCCTTCTGCAACATACCTCTCCGGTATGATGTCAGAGGAAGACGATGTTGGCCTGCGTGCCGGCGGCGGCGCATTGCCGGCCGTAAGCCGGCCGTAAGCCGGCCGATGCCGGACCACATTTGGGCTAGTCCAGGAGGAGGATGACATCATGATCTTCGCGAGTACCAACCCCTATACCGGCGAGGTCGTGAAGACATTCCCGGTTGCCACCGACGAGGACATCACATCGGCGGTCAGCAGGGCCGATGCGACTTTTCAGGCGTGGCGCGGGACCAGCTTCGTCGAGCGCGCCAGGGTGATGCAGGCGGCCGCCGACATTCTGCGCCGCGACATCGATAGCTATGCGCCTATCCTGACCCTTGAGATGGGCAAGCTCATCGCGGAGGCGAAGGCGGAGGTCGAACTGTCGGCCGCGATCTTCGAATATTATGCGAAGAACGCCGAGACCCTGCTCAGGCCGGAAAAGCTTCCGGTCGCCACGCCGGCGGAGGGCGAGGCGATCCTCGTTTGCGAACCGCTGGGCGTGCTGCTCGCGATCGAGCCGTGGAATTTCCCTTATTACCAGATCGCCCGCATCATTGCCCCGCAGCTGTCGGCCGGCAACACGATGCTGCTCAAGCACGCCGCGAACGTACCCCAGAGCGCGCAGGCGTTCGAGAAGCTCATGGCGGAGGCGGGGTTGCCCGACGGAGCCTTCATCAATCTGTTCGCGGACCATGAGAAGGTCGAATTGATCCTGAGCGATCGTCGCGTCCACGGCGTAGCGCTCACGGGATCCGAAGCTGCCGGCGCCGCTGTCGCCGCGACCGCGGGCAAGGCGCTCAAGAAATCGACCATGGAACTGGGCGGATCGGATGCGTTCGTCGTGCTGAAAGACGCCGACCTCGAGAAGACCGTCAAATGGGCGGTGTTCGGCCGGCACTGGAATGGCGGTCAGGTCTGCGTCTCGTCGAAGCGGATGATCGTCGCCGACGAAATCTATGACGACTTCCTCAAGCGCTATACGGAGGGTGTCGCCGGGCTGCGGATGGGCGACCCGTTCGATCCGGACACGACGCTTGCCCCGCTCTCATCGCAGAAGGCGGCGGACGATATCAAGGCCATGGTGCGCAAGGCCGTCGAGCATGGCGCGACCGCGACCGAGGTGGGGTCGCAGGCACCGAACCAGGGGGCGTTCGTCCGGCCGACGATCCTGACCGATGTCGGTGAAGACAATCCCGCCCGTTACTGGGAGTTCTTCGGACCAGTTTCGATGATCTTCCGCGCCAGGGATGAAAATGACGCCGTGCGCATCGCCAATGACTCGCCTTATGGGCTCGGTGGCTCGGTGTTCACGTCCGACACGGCGCACGGCGTGGAGGTTGCGAGAAAAATCTCCACCGGCATGGTGTTCGTGAACCACCCAACAATGGTCAAGGCCGACCTGCCGTTCGGTGGCGTCCGCAATTCGGGCTACGGTCGCGAACTGCTCGGGCTCGGGATCAAGGAGTTCGTCAATCACAAGCTGATCAATGTGGTCGACATTGACGCCGCCTTCTGACGGCCAGCACAAGGATCCTATCATGCAGAAGACCATGAAGGCGGCCGTCGTCCGTGAGTTCGGCAAGCCGCTCGTCATCGAGGAGGTCGCGATCCGAATGCCCGGCCCCGGACAGATTCTCGTCAAGATCGCAGCAACCGGCGTATGTCATACCGATCTTCATGCGGTCGATGGCGACTGGCCCGTCAAGCCCAATCCGCCCTTCATTCCCGGGCATGAAGGCGTCGGCCACGTCGTCGCGGTCGGCTCCGGCGTCACCCATGTCAAGGAGGGCGATCGCGTCGGCGTGCCGTGGCTATACACCGCGTGCGGGCATTGCGTGCACTGCCTTGGCGGCTGGGAAACGCTCTGCGAAAGTCAGGAGAATACAGGCTATTCGGTGAACGGCAGCTTCGCCGAATATGTGATCGCCGACCCCAACTATGTCGGCCACATTCCCGATGGCGTCGGCTTCGTCGAGATTGCGCCGATCCTGTGCGCCGGCGTCACCGTCTACAAGGGGTTGAAGGTCACGGACACTAAGCCCGGCGACTGGGTCGCCATATCCGGCATCGGTGGCCTGGGTCATATGGCCGTGCAATATGCCAGGGCCATGGGCCGCAACGTCGTCGCGGTCGATATCGATGACGCCAAGCTGGCCCTGGCGCAGGAACTGGGCGCGACCCTGACGGTTAATGCGCTGCACAATGATCCGGCGGCGTTCATCAAGAAGGAAATCGGCGGCGCGCAGGGCGTGCTGGTCACTGCGGTATCACCCAAGGCTTTCCAGCAGGCGCTCGGCATGGTGCGGCGCGGCGGCACCGTCTCGCTCAATGGCCTGCCCCCCGGCGATTTCCCCCTGTCGATCTTCGACACGGTGTTGAACGGGATCACGGTGCGCGGCTCGATCGTTGGGACGCGGCTCGACCTCCAGGAATCGCTCGATTTCGCAGCGCATGGCAAGGTCAGGGCGACCGTGTCGACGGATACGCTCGACAACATCAACGACGTCTTTTCACGGATGCATCATGGCCAAATAGAAGGACGTATCGTGCTCGACTTCGAGCAGGAGGCTGCCGCGATCGGGATGGAAGCTGAGCGGGTCGCGTCCGTTGCATGACCGGCGAAATGCGCTTGGCCATCATGCTTCTAATGGGGTTCGTACCATCGTCAGAAAGATCCATGGATCGATGGTCGCTTAGGGTGGCGGACCGCGCGGCGCTCCCGTCAGCGCCGCGCGGCCCGTTTTTCCAAACGGGTGGGGAAATCTCAAAAGCGAAGTCAGAAGTCGGCACGTGGAGCTTCGCCCCGTTGATCGATTATCCCAGCCGCTCCCTCTGGAGAAGGGCGGCCCCACCAAATGTGCATCAGAGTGCAATTGAGCAATTGACGCTGATTGACAACTTCGTGTTCCACGAGCAGCACACATGTGCTGGTGCCAGCCGAACATTTAGCCTAACATCAGAGCTTCGAGTTCCACGCTCGATATTGATGAGGATTCCACATGGCTGAGAAGCCCACGAACGTCGCGCAACCGCAGTATAAGGTTGAGTATCGTGAAATCCAGCCGTTCGGAACCCCTCAAGAAGCTCCCGCTGGCGCTTGAGTACAATGCTCGCTCTCAGAGCGTCGCCATCCTCAATCAGATACTGGTTGATACGATGACTCTGCGCGACCTGTATAAGAAACACCACTGGCAGATGTCGGGAGCGACCTTCTACCAGCTCCACCTCTTGCTGGATAAACATTACGAGGAACAGGCCGCGCTCGTCGACATGATCGCGGAGCGCATTATGGCGCTGGGCGGCATCAGCATCGCGATGGCGCCGGATGTGGCAGAAGCCACGAATATTCCACGGCCGCCAAAAGGTCGCGAAGATGTCCCAAGCCAGCTCGCACGTTTGCTGGAAGCACACGAAATCATCCTGCGCCAAGCTCATGAGGGTGGCGATGCTGCGGACGAGGCTGGTGATGACGGCACCAATGATCTGCTCGTAAGCAACGTTATCCGTACCAACGAGCCGCAGGTCTGGTTTATCGCGGAGCATCTCGCCGAGACGGAGCTCGTTCGTTCCGATAAGTGACGGAGGCTTCATGCGGCGGCTCGGAATAGCCCTAGATCGATTCTGCCGGGACTGAGCTTGCCTGCGGCTCGTTCAAGGGCTCCAATGCTTGATCGCAAGTTGAGTATAGAGCGGGTCCCCGCAACCAAAAAAACGCATAACCCCCGGCTCACCACGGCCGGGGGTTTCGTGCGTCCGGACCCCAAGCAGCCATGACCGCGCAGGCCGCGGCGCGTCTTCTTCACCAGATCCTTAAGGAACAGCGCGTTCATCGTGCCCTCGCTTCTGTGTTGTCGTTGGCAGCCTCATAGAAATACGGATTGGCAAGCCACTCGCCGACCGCCGCTTCGCGCCAACCCACGCAGCGTGTGCTGATGGCGATTTGGCGTGGGAAGGTCCCGGCTTCCATCTTCCTGTAGACCGTCGATCGCGTGAGGCCGGTTCGATCGAGCACGGCGCGGATCCGGAGGATGTGATCAGGTGGCTCTGCCATCGGCACTCATGCTGTCGAGAGGGGTGACACTACAGGAATGGAAAAAAATCCAGACCGCAAGAGAGCCGAAATCTGGGCCGCGACAAGAGAGTACAGCTGCACACAGCAACGTATCAAAAGCGATGGAAATATTTTTTCTACGCCCGACGACCGGATTGGCGAGAGCCATTCCAAGCGGTTTGTTACGCCGTTGTTGTGGGCCGCCGGGGAAAAACTGCCGGACGCCAGTGCGCCTGGCCCGAACATTCCAGGTCCGCGAAGCCCGTCCTGATGGCCGAAGGTCCGCTTAAGCAGAGTTTTCCGGTGCGCCGAACCAGCGCCTCATGACCTCCTGAACCTCGGCGCAGGAGGGGGCCTCCTCGCACGCCCAGGCGATGATGCCATCCGGCCGTATGAGCGCTGCTTGAATCCCCATGCGCTCGTGGGGCGTGGTGCTGACATAAGCAATCCGGTCGACCCACTCGCCGGGCAACCACTGCAGCACCGATCCGGCGCTGAAATCCAGAAGCAGTCCGCGTCCGGCCCTCAGATGCTCATTGACCCTGCTACCATCGGCAAACTCGAAATCCGGCGCACTGCGACCGGCGAGTGGATGGCTTTCACCCAAATCGTAACGGAGCCCCACGCCCCAGACGCGCTCGGCAAAATAGGTCGCACCATCGCCCGTGGCGATCACATCCCGAACGATGGCCTCCAGCGCGCGGGAACTGGCGCTGGGACGCATGAGCGCCACCTGCGCCCGCGACCAGTCGAGGATTTGTGCACCTACTGGCTGCCGTTCGCTCGCATAGGTGTCGAGCAGTGCGTCAGGGGCATCGCCTCGGATCGTGGCGGCCAGTTTCCAGCCCAGATTCATCGCGTCGCCGAGGCCGAGGTTCAGCCCCTGACCGCCCAGCGGCGAATGCACGTGCGCAGCATCGCCCGCCAGAAGCACCCTGTTTCGTCGATACATCGTCGCCTGATAGGCTCGGTCGGTCCATGTGGTGGCGATCTCAAGGCTGATGATCGACACGTCGGCGCTGGAGACCTTGCGCAGCACAGCTTCGATATGATCGCGGGACGGTATGATACGGTGGGAGACGCCGCCGTCGAAATCGACCATCGCGATCGTGCCTGGAGCAGCGTAGTTATACATGCCCGCAGGTGTGTAATGGCGACCGGGCGTCAGCACGCTCGGATCGGCCAGTACGACCTGCGCCGAATAGCCGGTGAACTCCGGATTGGTGCCGGTGAACGCGACCCCCGCCGCCTTGCGAACGGCGCTGCGCCCGCCGTCGCAGCCAACGAGCCAACGGCCTGCAAACATCTCGCCACCGGCACGGACGATGACGCCTGCATCCGATTCTTCGAAAGTCTCGAAGCCGCAGCTGCGACGGATTGTGGCGCCCAGCCTGGTCGCGCGTCGAGCCAATACGGCCTCGATACTGGCCATGTCCGCGGCCATGCTGCCGACGGCCCCGGGCAGGCGGTACGGCCACTGCGCGGTATCTATTTGATCGCAAAAGAATGGGATGCCGGCAAAGTGGCCGCCGGGCGCGCATTTCTGCTGCATCCAATGAGCGTTCGCAGGCGTCTCTCGCCGGGGAGAGCGTTCCTGTATCTCGTCGAGCAGATCGCGGCGATCGAGACTTTCGATGGTCGGGACCGACAGCCCGCGCAGCCCGAATGGCAAGCTTTTCAGCGCCGTATTCGGATGCTCAGCCTGTTCAAGCATCAGCACCGAGACGCCGGCGAGCCGTAGCTCGCCGGCAAGAAATAGTCCGACTGGACCAGCGCCAGCGATGATGACGTCGTAGAATGCGGTGTCGAGCGTGGGCATATACGGTCCTTGGTCGCTGTCCGACCGGAGCGTTTCTCGAGACCGAGCACCACGCGGACGAACCGTGAGCTGCCCAGGTGAGCATCCCATGTCCGTCGCGGGGATCTTCTGCACGAGGCCAAAGACCAGAGCCTTCGTTACCGAAGGGACTTGGGCTTACCAAACCAAGTCTGCCTTTTCCGACCTGCGAGTCATAGCCGCCTGGCGGCTCGCTTACAATGTCTCCTATGCGGATGGGTGGCGATCGGCCGCCCGCGTTCGAGACCTGCGGGCGAGGCCTCGGCCTTTTCGGAGAGGCGCCCATTGCCGGTCATGGAAACGCCTTGGGATGCGTCCCAATTGGCGACCGTCAGCTGCCCGAGGAGCTGGGCCACCGCCGCTCACTCGGAATGACTTCGGCTGGGACATGGCAGCTACCGACGAGCCAGAGTTGAAAGGCGGGTTCGGGAATAAGTGCCATGGCTGTGATACGACCGCTGCACCCCGGGACGAGCCGAGGCAGTCGAAGATGTTGAGAACCGCGTCCGGCGCCGAGCGAATATGATCATTCGAAAACGACGGCTGTGCGCGTCCGTATCTGCAAACTGTCACAACCCGTCGGTATCGGCGATCGTTTTCCGACGACCGACCAGGGATCGCCGCCGTTGCAACTGCTGCTTGTTGAAGATGATCCGCTGATCGCACGGGACTTGGCGGAAAAGCTCGGCGTGCTGGGGCATCAATGCCGGCATTGTGTCACCGGGGCCGAAGCCAGCGGCGTCTTCACCCAAGGCATGTTTGACGCGATCATTCTCGACCGGATGCTGCCCGATATCACAGGAACCGGACTGCTCCAGCTTCTGCGTGCGCAGGGCCCGCTGCCACCGGTCTTGATGCTTTCGGCACTCGGCAGCGCCAACGACAAGGTCGAAGGGCTCAATGCCGGCGCAGACGACTATCTTGCCAAGCCCTATAATGTCGGCGAGCTCAATGCGCGCCTGGCCGCGCTCGTCCGCCGCGGACCCCATGTCCAGGGCGACGTGATCAGCCTCTCGATCGGCCAGCTTCGTCTTGATGGCGCCACACATAAGGTTCGCTTCGGGGCCGAGCACGGGCATCTCAACCGGATCGAATTTTCGCTGCTGCTGTTCCTCATGCGTCATGCCGATCGACTGGTGACGCGCGCCATGCTGTTCGAAGGCGTGTGGACCCATTCCTTTCAGCCCGCCCCCAATCTGGTCGACAGCAATATCTCGCGGCTGCGTCGACGCCTCCTCGACCTGGGGTGCGATCCGATCGCGACCCGACGCGGCGAAGGTTATGTGCTGCTGACGGACCAATGCCTGTGACCGGCCCGCTGACCGGCGAGCGGCGGGGCGGCGAGCCGCGCATCGGCCGGCTTTCGCTGCGGATCGGGGCGGCGGTGGCGCTGGGGATGGTGGTGGCGGCGCTGATCGTGCTCGGTCTGACCAGCCTGCAATTTTCTCGCGAACTCGACGCGTCGCTGTACAAGGAGATGGGCAAGCTGATGCCG
This genomic window from Sphingomonas abietis contains:
- a CDS encoding BON domain-containing protein, with protein sequence MRTDRELLHDIAAELRWEPSVTHDHIHATVSDGVVTLSGIASSFAEKVAAEKVARRISGVRAIADEIGVGRVAGDDHDDTGIASKVASILEWNVSVPAGRIRIEVEKGVVTLTGRVDWKFQSEAARKAVSGLSGVTGIANLLEIHNPVCPGDIRDGIAAAYQRLAALDTEAVSIDTDGSAVVLRGRVGSHYERDVAERAAWASPGVTEVRNDIVVAA
- a CDS encoding FUSC family protein yields the protein MGAAEPRSLISWPFPVASRRPFPDKGTACCDGLVDAFFSLKTLAAAFLAYYISLRIGLARPYWSVITCYIVAQPLAGALLSKGLFRLIGTVVGAGMAIVLVPNLVNTPELLTLALALWLGACTYVAALDRTPRSYISLLAGYSAVIVGFPSVDTPGAIFIVALSRVQEIGIGIVCVSLVHALLFPRPVWRQVRERLDLILADAEAWSLDALAMPVEPDAVLRQDRRRLANDLHDLHLLSVHLPYDMASTVIEPASLRSVEMQLGRLLPLAGAVEDRIEALRQRDAYTSPLTDLVEDVRDWIVREAPGDGHPLIERARALEPALKAPEDWVQLVRLSLLDRLADLIETHATARRLRNRLVRGASSEGSDASIRPGDTGRRVLHRDHRMALRAASATTLTVLAGCAFWIVTAWPDGATAVVSSAIICALFSHLDAPLGVARRVFYGTIGAAIAAGFCAFVLMPRATDFVTLCLVLSPFLFLLGWLLARPDRAPYGIGAVLAFPGLAGLNADYGGMFGTFANQAIAQVLGSLAACLMLGAVRATDAKGTAQRLARAGWRELVRKTEMRSEPDTPAWISRTLDRMVLLSPHLPDLVEGMSEERNRLRDLRIGMALDDLQRAGANIGERQARYIDLLKSRLRDCFVSAQWIGVLKADPALQRTLNQTLANANLLPPTPGKRSLLLALVGLSRNLSPSD
- a CDS encoding LysR family transcriptional regulator is translated as MIRQLRYFLAVAVERSFTQGARLLNMAQAPLSKRIQELEDELSAQLFDRDSRPIALTPAGRLLQEEALRVVRGLDQLQATMRRFIAAERPRFVIGLVPSTLYGRLPEIIARLREETSGIDIVLAEMDSLDQVAALKDGRIDVGFDRIIVEDPLVVHMVLREEPLVAALPHGHEFLLRGGSVGLAEIATLPLIVYPGTPRPSYADLTLSFFQNRDLMPTGIIEVRELQTALVMVASGAGACLIPESVQRLARSDIGYVTIDEPVTAPFLLRRRIGEIPDTLQKLVRLYD
- a CDS encoding NAD-dependent succinate-semialdehyde dehydrogenase, with protein sequence MIFASTNPYTGEVVKTFPVATDEDITSAVSRADATFQAWRGTSFVERARVMQAAADILRRDIDSYAPILTLEMGKLIAEAKAEVELSAAIFEYYAKNAETLLRPEKLPVATPAEGEAILVCEPLGVLLAIEPWNFPYYQIARIIAPQLSAGNTMLLKHAANVPQSAQAFEKLMAEAGLPDGAFINLFADHEKVELILSDRRVHGVALTGSEAAGAAVAATAGKALKKSTMELGGSDAFVVLKDADLEKTVKWAVFGRHWNGGQVCVSSKRMIVADEIYDDFLKRYTEGVAGLRMGDPFDPDTTLAPLSSQKAADDIKAMVRKAVEHGATATEVGSQAPNQGAFVRPTILTDVGEDNPARYWEFFGPVSMIFRARDENDAVRIANDSPYGLGGSVFTSDTAHGVEVARKISTGMVFVNHPTMVKADLPFGGVRNSGYGRELLGLGIKEFVNHKLINVVDIDAAF
- the adhP gene encoding alcohol dehydrogenase AdhP produces the protein MQKTMKAAVVREFGKPLVIEEVAIRMPGPGQILVKIAATGVCHTDLHAVDGDWPVKPNPPFIPGHEGVGHVVAVGSGVTHVKEGDRVGVPWLYTACGHCVHCLGGWETLCESQENTGYSVNGSFAEYVIADPNYVGHIPDGVGFVEIAPILCAGVTVYKGLKVTDTKPGDWVAISGIGGLGHMAVQYARAMGRNVVAVDIDDAKLALAQELGATLTVNALHNDPAAFIKKEIGGAQGVLVTAVSPKAFQQALGMVRRGGTVSLNGLPPGDFPLSIFDTVLNGITVRGSIVGTRLDLQESLDFAAHGKVRATVSTDTLDNINDVFSRMHHGQIEGRIVLDFEQEAAAIGMEAERVASVA
- a CDS encoding Dps family protein, with the protein product MKSSRSEPLKKLPLALEYNARSQSVAILNQILVDTMTLRDLYKKHHWQMSGATFYQLHLLLDKHYEEQAALVDMIAERIMALGGISIAMAPDVAEATNIPRPPKGREDVPSQLARLLEAHEIILRQAHEGGDAADEAGDDGTNDLLVSNVIRTNEPQVWFIAEHLAETELVRSDK
- a CDS encoding helix-turn-helix transcriptional regulator; its protein translation is MAEPPDHILRIRAVLDRTGLTRSTVYRKMEAGTFPRQIAISTRCVGWREAAVGEWLANPYFYEAANDNTEARAR
- a CDS encoding FAD-dependent monooxygenase, which translates into the protein MPTLDTAFYDVIIAGAGPVGLFLAGELRLAGVSVLMLEQAEHPNTALKSLPFGLRGLSVPTIESLDRRDLLDEIQERSPRRETPANAHWMQQKCAPGGHFAGIPFFCDQIDTAQWPYRLPGAVGSMAADMASIEAVLARRATRLGATIRRSCGFETFEESDAGVIVRAGGEMFAGRWLVGCDGGRSAVRKAAGVAFTGTNPEFTGYSAQVVLADPSVLTPGRHYTPAGMYNYAAPGTIAMVDFDGGVSHRIIPSRDHIEAVLRKVSSADVSIISLEIATTWTDRAYQATMYRRNRVLLAGDAAHVHSPLGGQGLNLGLGDAMNLGWKLAATIRGDAPDALLDTYASERQPVGAQILDWSRAQVALMRPSASSRALEAIVRDVIATGDGATYFAERVWGVGLRYDLGESHPLAGRSAPDFEFADGSRVNEHLRAGRGLLLDFSAGSVLQWLPGEWVDRIAYVSTTPHERMGIQAALIRPDGIIAWACEEAPSCAEVQEVMRRWFGAPENSA
- a CDS encoding response regulator transcription factor codes for the protein MRVRICKLSQPVGIGDRFPTTDQGSPPLQLLLVEDDPLIARDLAEKLGVLGHQCRHCVTGAEASGVFTQGMFDAIILDRMLPDITGTGLLQLLRAQGPLPPVLMLSALGSANDKVEGLNAGADDYLAKPYNVGELNARLAALVRRGPHVQGDVISLSIGQLRLDGATHKVRFGAEHGHLNRIEFSLLLFLMRHADRLVTRAMLFEGVWTHSFQPAPNLVDSNISRLRRRLLDLGCDPIATRRGEGYVLLTDQCL